GGTCAAAAACGCTCTTTTCCACCTCATCTCCAGCAATAATAATGCACCCGTCCACTGAAAAATATTTCGAACGAGCCAAATAGTCTTCTCCATTATCCAGAAATTTTTCATTTGAAAAAAACAGCAGATCGTAACCGAGCAAGCCAATCTGTTTTTTGAAGACATTAATGATATCTACAAAAAAAGGATGGCTAAAATCAACATTCAGCTTGCCAGCGAATATAACGCCTACCAGATTGGATTTTTTGGTAGCAAGCGTTTTGGCCGAGGAGGAGGGTCTATAGCCTGTTTCCTCCATTATTTTAAGTACCCGCTGCCGGGTTTCCTCACTGATATCCGTGTAATTGTTGATGATTTTCGAAACCGTTGCTACCGAAACGCCTGCCATACTGGCTATTGTTTTTATATTCATGAAATCCTCCGAAGCTAAACTAGTTTAGTTGATTTGTCTTTGCAATCTAAATTTAATGGTTACTCGTATTCTATGCTACCTCATAGAGGAGAGTCAACCGCGCTCTTAGGAGAATAGTTTAGCACATCATGGGAATGTAAGTTTATTTTGGAGATGGTTTATGTTTTTTTTGATATTTTGCAAATCTCTATTTACAAATACAGATCATTCGTTACATAATGGTAAATGTAGGATACGAAACTGCTTTCGTAATGTATGAATGCATTTATTTTAAGATTATATGGGGGGATTCTGCAATGTTAAAAAAGAGTTTTTCATTACTTCTTGTAACCGCTTTAATTGTTGTATTGGCCGCTTGTGGTAAAGGTAGCGAAGCTGCACAGGACGGGAATAAAAAGGTCACATTAAAGATTATTCATTGGCAGCAGGAGAATATTAATAACTATATAAAGGAATTTAATAAAAGGTTTGAAGAGAAGTACCCGGATGTTCAGGTGGAGTATACGACGGTACCTGCTGACTCAACGTATGATCAACTGATGCAAACACGTATGAATGCTGGTTCATCCGGTGATGCAGACATTATTCCTCTGAAATTCAGCTTCGTAGGCGCACCGCAGGAATGGTCCAAGGGAGCAGCTGATCCAATGTGGAAGCAATGGATTGATGGAGGACTAATAGCCGATCTGTCAGATCAGGCTTTTTTAAAAAACTATAATCCTACAGATGTCAAAAATGCGATGACCTATAAGGACAAGGTATATGGTGTGAATATGGGTAAGGTGGCCCTGACAGGTTTGTTCTACAACAAAGAGATTTTTAAAAAATATAATCTTGCTGTGCCCACAACTTGGGATGAGCTGGTACATGTGATGAAGGTGCTCAAGGATAACGGCGTAGAACCGATTGGTTTTGGCGGTAAGGATGTATGGCCTATTAATCTTGCTGTCCAAGGGCTTCAGGCCTCTATTCATGATGATCAGTTGGAATATATCAAAGGGCTGTGGACAGGAAAGACGAAGCTGACAGACCCCGTCCAGCTTGAGGTGCTGGAAAAAACACAAATATTGATGAACAATGCCATTGGTGGATTTATGGGAATTGACTATGGAACCTTGCCAAGTTTGTTTGCTACAGGGCGTGTAGCTATGATTGCGGATGGCACGTGGGATGCAACTACGATCCAGACAGCCAATCCAGCGATGAAATTTGGTTATTTTCCGATTCCGGGCAGCAATGATCCTGCCAAAAATAAAAACCTTGCAGGCAAGTATGATATGACATGGATGGTAGTGGAAAAGTCGCCCAACAAGGAATATGCGATCAAATGGCTTGAAATGCTTTCCGAGAAGCAGAACTACACGGATTTTGTGAACGCCGCCGGATTTTTGCCAACACAGCCTGACGTGAAGATAACTAGTGAATTTGTTAATGAAATCCAGCCTTCACTGGAAAACTTCAAGCTCTCCTGGGATCAGCTGTTCATCAATCGTAAAAATGTTGGACAGTACATTAAGGATGCCAGCGTACATGCGGAATTTCTGGCACCTGCGGGTCCGCTCAAGACACCATTGGAGCTTGCCCAAAAATCACAGGCAGATTGGGATGCGGCAGCCCCTAAATAAATCAATAGGCTTTGCATGAACACAGATTGGCAACGGCAAAGCTCCCATAATAATGTAAAAAGGTGTGAGGCCCATGTATCCCTTCGGAAAGGGGGCGGCCCGGTTAATGCCGTATCTCTTGCTGAGTATTCCGGTGCTGCTCTATTTGCTTCTTGGCTTTGGTCCCTCCATGGTAACCGTACTGTTTTCCTTTACAGATGCA
This DNA window, taken from Paenibacillus kribbensis, encodes the following:
- a CDS encoding ABC transporter substrate-binding protein, which codes for MLKKSFSLLLVTALIVVLAACGKGSEAAQDGNKKVTLKIIHWQQENINNYIKEFNKRFEEKYPDVQVEYTTVPADSTYDQLMQTRMNAGSSGDADIIPLKFSFVGAPQEWSKGAADPMWKQWIDGGLIADLSDQAFLKNYNPTDVKNAMTYKDKVYGVNMGKVALTGLFYNKEIFKKYNLAVPTTWDELVHVMKVLKDNGVEPIGFGGKDVWPINLAVQGLQASIHDDQLEYIKGLWTGKTKLTDPVQLEVLEKTQILMNNAIGGFMGIDYGTLPSLFATGRVAMIADGTWDATTIQTANPAMKFGYFPIPGSNDPAKNKNLAGKYDMTWMVVEKSPNKEYAIKWLEMLSEKQNYTDFVNAAGFLPTQPDVKITSEFVNEIQPSLENFKLSWDQLFINRKNVGQYIKDASVHAEFLAPAGPLKTPLELAQKSQADWDAAAPK